The DNA window AGGCTTCAGATTTGAGGAGAGGTTCTCTCTCGCTCTGGCTGAGTGAGGCAGGCTCAGGTTGGATGCCCTCTTTAGCATAGTCCTTTTGTACCTCCTCCTTGTCATCAGTTTCCTTCTTCACTTGAGTGCACTGGGCCACATTTGCTGAAATAGGGACCAGAGGCATGACCTTCCACTTTGGAGCTATGGGCCTTAATTTATTGGTGATTGTTGGCCTGATTTGCAGTACTTGGGAACCCACAGGCAAAGACGGCTTAGCTCCTTCTGAGAGCTGATAAGCTGCATGGATGCTGGGATATGCACTCCAGCTGGGTGCTCCATTTTGAGCTTTGTTGATGGCTGTCGTGACAGTGTTCTCCAAGGACTTTAAAATGTCCCCACCACCCTTTGAACCATCTTCTAAATCTTCTTCTCTGAGGTACTGGTATTTCATTGTGGGATCCAGTGGTTTCTGAAGAGTATCTTCATACTCTTCAGTTTTTActgctttctcctctttgtttGCGTCATCAGCTTtgtcttttttactttctttttttagctCAGAGGTGGGAGCTATGCACTCTGCAGATGATTTACTGGTTGATTTTGAAACTGGGCTGTCATTGGCTGGTGCTTCAGACAGTGATTGCATTTTTTCCACAGCCAAAGGATCCAGAACaagttgctttcctttctttgaagCTGAACTTGTGACTTTCAAGAAATGGCCAGTGACCATCATGTGGGTCGTGAGCTGCTGCAAGGTATCATGGGAACTTCCGCATTCCATACACTTCAAAATCTGGGATTTGCAGGCCTCAAACTGCCATGTATAGCTGGCGCCATTCTGGTAGCCGTAGCGGTTGTTAGATGATAACTGCAGATTCGCAttcttctgaggagaaaaagTATCTGAGAAAGACCCTGTTGTGGAATCAGGGGAACAAGGCCTGTTAACATCAAACACACGTTTCTTTGCTGGAGTGACCATTTTTGAAGAAATGGTTGGTACCGGCTCCTTCAAAGGCACTTTTTggtaatgttttgtttttatcatatGAACACTCAGATCTTGAAGGGAATCAAAAGAGTCACCACAGAACATACATTTCAGTACTTTTTGTGCATCTTCCTTGTCCATGTCCTGGAAAGCCCTTTTTCGGGGCTTTGAGTAGCTGGTAGGTCTGTGCTTGTCCTTTTTATGGTTGTCATCTTGGTAGTGACCTGTCTCATTCATATGGACTGTTAGTTCTACCAATGTGTCATAGGCAGCGCTGCACTGCCGGCACCGAAACCGGCTGGCGCCCGTGAACACAGTTCCACACATTTTGCTGCTCTGCCTGTAGAGCTGGACCGAGCTGAACAGGTTGGGTTTCGAGACAGGTCTGGAAGGTAAATTCTGCTGTAAGCTTTTTGACAGTGCGTCTTGGTGCCAATCAAAATCAGCTTTGTTCCCTCCATTTCTGTTGTCACAACTCCTCTTTTCAGAGTTAGACAACTTGAAACCCAGCCCTAAGCCTGTCCAATAAGAGTCTGACAGTATGTTGGCATAGACCGCTGTCATTTTGTCCATGCAATCATGTGCTTCATTCTGGGCTTTGGGATGGGCGCTGTTTTTTGGGTCCTGCGGCTCTCTAGAGCAAATGCTTTTAATATCTGCCACGTGGTCACTACTGTCACTTAGTAGTGATTCATTTTCCGCGTCCTGGTTAGATATATGACTGCCAGGGGAATTCTGGTAACTAAAGTTCCCTTTCTGCTCAGGACCCACTTCGTGTTCCTCATCCGTGCCAGTGTCATTGCTGCCCTGGAGTTGAGCAGTTGAGTTGTTgtcgtcatcatcatcttcctcctcctttatatcttcctcttcctttaaaTCTTCCTCTTGGACATAACCTGAAATGTAATGTCAATATATGAAATAACTTGTTAATGGAGAATGCTACAGTTCAAGCTTTCTAGTTTCACTATGTGTTTTCTTTATCAGACTTCGTTTTATTCTACTACTTTATTGCCTGTTAGTTCTGGAAGTGAAAAAAGCCAAATGATGTCTCTTTTTATATTGGCAGATGATCGTAAGTCTTTATAACTGCCAGGGATTCTGAGTTAATAATTTTCCTGTCATGGGAGTATAATTCTAACTGTCCTGTAATGGGACAGTTGGAAAATTCATATGTAAGAATTTAAAGTTTATACTAAAAGCTTCAATTCTATCAAATTGTTTTTAGCCTCAGTGAGAGAAAAGGTAGAATtggcaaagaacaaaagaaaaataactgccaCAGTCTTCCTGGTTCATAGCATCATCTAGGTACAGTAACCTTTTGCCATTCGAACACCTAAAAATGCACTTTAGAATGTACACAAATAATTTATATGTCAAAATACAATATCTGAAAGCACTAATAGGCATAAGTGGAACTCTTTTGTTTATAAAAGTAGTGTACTGTGTACCATAAAAGCAAATTGTgcttcaataaaaacaaatacataaatttcAGGGCAAGAACCCTTGGAAGTTACACAAGGTATTAGGATGTTACAGAGGTAGACCAAAGTAAACTGtaaaactggaaaagcagaacaagTCCAGAAAGATTTTCTTTGACAAATTAACTATTTAATTAATAAGATAAATTTGATACTAGAAGAGCcgtaaattttaaaattaattaaggaattcagtttcattttgtttctggccTTATATCAGCAGTAATTTTGCCTAAGTTACAGGAAATAACCTGGTTAAAAACAGACTGGAGAATGAGACAAGAGGATTTTTACGGGTGAACTGGGTCCATTGCAGTCAGTGGGTAAATTCACAATGACTCGACACGGTCAGCAGTTCACTCCCAGACCCCCACAAGAAGGGACGGAGCAGAACGAGTGGTTCAGATATGTTTTCGCAAACTgccagtgtaattttttttaacagccactGCACAGCCATTATGCCCAACGCAAGCAGACATTGAAACAATTCACTACTATTGACAGCCACTCATCAAAATTAAATGTTGATTTCAGAAGCACAGGTCTTCATGGCAGATAGGTTGATGAGCTCTTCCAGGTAGCTGCAAGCACAGTGCTGCTAATCCTAGTGACTGCACGGCAGCCTCGGCGGTACTTTGTTGTGTTTGCTTAAGATCGAGCTTTTTTGTGTCCagtaagtatgaaaaaaaaaaaaaggccaaacccCCCAAATCAAAGCTGCCCTTGAAAATAACTaagcaaacataaaataaagctCTAGTATTCGTAACTGTGGAGTAACCCTCAAAGCTAAGAGAGCACAAGGTAAATAAGCCTAAAAGTGTTACTTGTTCAAAATCCAATTCCTTCCCATCTTCTAAGAAAACCTATTTTATGGCTCTTTGAGAACCTGGCTCATTTTGCTCTCTTGAATTTAGTACTCCTGCACAAAGGGTATCCTTTTAGCATGTCAAAAGGGATGGTCAGAAAAGGTAGAAGCATTTTGATTAACTTATGGACAAAGCCCTCCACAGTTTTTTCAGATAGGTGTTccaatttttcagtttatttgcatGCGTATCTCACCCCTACCAACACGCGTTTACCATCAAGCCAAAGGGATGAACCAGAACTAGAGGAACTGCTTCCTGGATGAAGCTGCAGTATAAGAAGCGGGAAATGATGGCGCTCTCTGTGGATGGGCTAAGAAACATACAGGAGTTGTCTTATAATCAGCAGCAGGAACACTGTGCTCTTCAGCAGACGCT is part of the Chroicocephalus ridibundus chromosome 12, bChrRid1.1, whole genome shotgun sequence genome and encodes:
- the TSHZ2 gene encoding teashirt homolog 2 isoform X1, yielding MPRRKQQAPKRAAGYVQEEDLKEEEDIKEEEDDDDDNNSTAQLQGSNDTGTDEEHEVGPEQKGNFSYQNSPGSHISNQDAENESLLSDSSDHVADIKSICSREPQDPKNSAHPKAQNEAHDCMDKMTAVYANILSDSYWTGLGLGFKLSNSEKRSCDNRNGGNKADFDWHQDALSKSLQQNLPSRPVSKPNLFSSVQLYRQSSKMCGTVFTGASRFRCRQCSAAYDTLVELTVHMNETGHYQDDNHKKDKHRPTSYSKPRKRAFQDMDKEDAQKVLKCMFCGDSFDSLQDLSVHMIKTKHYQKVPLKEPVPTISSKMVTPAKKRVFDVNRPCSPDSTTGSFSDTFSPQKNANLQLSSNNRYGYQNGASYTWQFEACKSQILKCMECGSSHDTLQQLTTHMMVTGHFLKVTSSASKKGKQLVLDPLAVEKMQSLSEAPANDSPVSKSTSKSSAECIAPTSELKKESKKDKADDANKEEKAVKTEEYEDTLQKPLDPTMKYQYLREEDLEDGSKGGGDILKSLENTVTTAINKAQNGAPSWSAYPSIHAAYQLSEGAKPSLPVGSQVLQIRPTITNKLRPIAPKWKVMPLVPISANVAQCTQVKKETDDKEEVQKDYAKEGIQPEPASLSQSEREPLLKSEASAEPKKTEPCPLKEEDKIKEDSGKEKPVLKEPTASSLSNGCAAANHSSDLPCVNPLSALQSVLNNHLGKATEPLRPQSNSSPSSSTISMFHKPNLNMMEKPVLSPAPTPPKPANVSRHYLFENNDQPIDLTKSKGKKAESAQAQSCTSPPQKHALSDIADMVKVLPKATTPKPAASSRIPSMKLEIDVRRFEDVSTEVSTLHKRKGRQSNWNPQHLLILQAQFASSLFQTSEGKYLLSDLGPQERMQISKFTGLSMTTISHWLANVKYQLRKTGGTKFLKNMDKGHPVFYCSDCASQFRTPSTYISHLESHLGFQMKDMNRLAVEQQTKVEQEISRVSVQRSPETIAGEEDTDSKFKCKLCCRTFASKHAVKLHLSKTHSKSPEHHSQFVAEVDEE
- the TSHZ2 gene encoding teashirt homolog 2 isoform X2, whose translation is MPRRKQQAPKRAAGYVQEEDLKEEEDIKEEEDDDDDNNSTAQLQGSNDTGTDEEHEVGPEQKGNFSYQNSPGSHISNQDAENESLLSDSSDHVADIKSICSREPQDPKNSAHPKAQNEAHDCMDKMTAVYANILSDSYWTGLGLGFKLSNSEKRSCDNRNGGNKADFDWHQDALSKSLQQNLPSRPVSKPNLFSSVQLYRQSSKMCGTVFTGASRFRCRQCSAAYDTLVELTVHMNETGHYQDDNHKKDKHRPTSYSKPRKRAFQDMDKEDAQKVLKCMFCGDSFDSLQDLSVHMIKTKHYQKVPLKEPVPTISSKMVTPAKKRVFDVNRPCSPDSTTGSFSDTFSPQKNANLQLSSNNRYGYQNGASYTWQFEACKSQILKCMECGSSHDTLQQLTTHMMVTGHFLKVTSSASKKGKQLVLDPLAVEKMQSLSEAPANDSPVSKSTSKSSAECIAPTSELKKESKKDKADDANKEEKAVKTEEYEDTLQKPLDPTMKYQYLREEDLEDGSKGGGDILKSLENTVTTAINKAQNGAPSWSAYPSIHAAYQLSEGAKPSLPVGSQVLQIRPTITNKLRPIAPKWKVMPLVPISANVAQCTQVKKETDDKEEVQKDYAKEGIQPEPASLSQSEREPLLKSEASAEPKKTEPCPLKEEDKIKEDSGKEKPVLKEPTASSLSNGCAAANHSSDLPCVNPLSALQSVLNNHLGKATEPLRPQSNSSPSSSTISMFHKPNLNMMEKPVLSPAPTPPKPANVSRHYLFENNDQPIDLTKSKGKKAESAQAQSCTSPPQKHALSDIADMVKVLPKATTPKPAASSRIPSMKLEIDVRRFEDVSTEVSTLHKRKGRQSNWNPQHLLILQAQFASSLFQTSEGKYLLSDLGPQERMQISKFTGLSMTTISHWLANVKYQLRKTGGTKFLKNMDKGHPVFYCSDCASQFRTPSTYISHLESHLGFQMKDMNRLAVEQQTKVEQEISRVSVQRSPETIAGEEDTDSKFK